The DNA window agaatcaaatggtatatttataaatgaaaattaatttgtaaataaaatttctgtatgcgtattcttagcgatcttaAAGCCAAGGCCAAACATAAACTATGGTAAAATACCTAAAAATCATcttttaatttaagattaaaaatttaaattttatcttttaaatataagtagaagcgaaaagatggaggtgTAGTCTCACgtaaaaaaacatagctaTTAGTACAATAGAACTGcgattgtatatatatatatagttaaaaagGTACTATTGGTCGAAGTATAATTGACTAAATCTAAAACTGACAATTATTTACGACCGAACCATTTCACTCTTAACAAAACTGTTATGCGTACGAGTTGTATCGTACAATTACCGTACGACACACGGCGTGAGGCACTGATTTAAGCTTGCTAATCAGACGGCATGAGAGGCGCTCGCGAGACACAAAGTAACGGCCGTTATTTGTCGTAcgattttcgtaaaaaaaaacgtaTGCATAGTGAAGAGGTACTGCGCTTACAGTAACTAAGTGGCTGTTCGGTTCGTAGAAATTTTGCAGGAATCAAATATGAAAATCATACAAAATTCCTCTAAACAAGCAAATTTGGAAGGGGGGAAAGACGAGGACCATGACGATGAAAGCACTCCGAACTCTCAAACGCCACAGGAGAAGCTGCTCCGAAGACGCAGCGGTCAACCGTAGCTGAGCGTgacctcaccggcggcgagacgccggcggcggcggcgacattTCCTCCGGCCGCCCTTTTACAAAAGGGTGTAGGGCCAGAATTTAGCGGAGTCGTCGTGTTGGGCGGCAGCAGGAGGGAGATAAACAATTCCGCGCCATGTGGTTCGTTTTGTGAGCTGCGATCCAACTCCCCATCGATTGGCTCCACTAATTTGGATTGTTATTGTGTTTCTGTTGTGCTCGTGATATTGCTTTGATTAGTTTAGCTCTTGCTTGCATCAGTCACCGTATTATAGTATGAGTGTGCGATTGATTATGAGTTTGGTCtctctcaaaataaattcgtttttttacgTAGTACATATAATTTAGGATAGAGTATTTGTTCCATTCCAAAATTGAAAGTgcaagtattttttatatttaaatctgGTACGAAATATAAAGTGCTATAAATAGTTCTAATTGTCTCATTTATCGCTTAAcgttcaaaattatttttatttaattctcaCCATACCACCACCATctattcttattttatccCCACGTATGCTTCCACAACCATCAAttcctcttttatttttttaaaaatataataatatagtattttcatctaaaacataattattactaaataacctataaatatttatattttaggatggatttAGTAGATAATTTATGAAGCGTGCGTGGAATAAACATCAGACTTGCAACATATAAATCTCATCTCGGCATTGAACTGTATTAAGGAGCCCTCTTGTTCTGAGCCTTCTTGTTTTgagcgaaaaaaaaagaaaaactaaacaaccaaAACACATGAAGAAAAAGTCTCATCACATGGTCCCCTATAAAACCATAACAAATCAAACAAgatcaaaataaacaatggCAAGAAGAGATGAGTAGTAGTCCTAGTTTATTTTGCTCCTGAACGGCATGAACACCCACAAGAATATACCTATTGGTTCGGTACcacatttgctttgctttaGACAAATACTCCTAAAAAAGTGGATAAAGGAATCTTCCTCACCTGCTGCGTAACATGCGCTGCTCGTCCTACCCAACCGTTTTCCGTTTTTCCGATTCAGTTCCACCGATCCAAAATCACATGTGCCCCCATATTCCGTTTcgagtaaatttattttttgtcgaTTGTAAGATTCAACTCCTATTCACTTCtcgtggttttttttattttaattttcgaGCTCTAAACGACAGGTatccttgaaaaatatataattcaaaaGTAATTTCTTCAACTGACGCTAGCATAATACTCAATTGACGGCGTTGACCCTTCATCTAATTAAAAAGTTAcgtaattattgattattttattataattcaatttattaaaaaaataactttaactatgatttataattttatatatttaaagacgaatgataaaaatatataaaaatcaactgtgttaattaaaaatcagaGTAAGTATTAGATAGTCCAgagcatataaaaatattatgagaaAAGAATACCACCTCGATCCCATTTACATTACAGATGGTAATAAAATCCAATACTTTTACAGCCTGTAAAAACAACGATGTAACAGTACTATCCGGTTTCGGAAGAGCAGGTTAAATAGTCTCCAAGTCATCTTgattaatctaatagtcaatttatataatagttacctaaagctaatttttcatgattaatttaatagctaatttatataacagttacattaatacatggtctcacgtATCATACAcactatatgtatatgtattcgTGCTGTAGCTGAATATGAATTAGTAGCTTCCtactcctctctttttttgttctcttatctatttaaaatattcttatctatttaaaatatgattgtTGCTGGTTTATAacttgctattgtacctgctctaaattGTCCCTGCTCTAAAGTAAGATGCAAGACTTGTTCTTGTGTTCGCGAGATGacctttttgaattttatctCTCGTCGGGTTCACGATAACTTTTTGCCATGAAATCGTctctttttcccccttttttaGTTTCAGGTAAGAAGAGATCGAGTATTTACAAACTAGAACGAgataaaaacagaaaataaaaagaaaataatactaAAAGAAATCTAATAATCCATCCACTGTACAGTAGAGATGTGCAACAACTggattcacacaaagtcaacaagCTGCCTGCCTTCCAAAGCAACCGAAGCACGAGAAAGGAGAGCGGAAAACCACGGAAAAAGGGTTAACCAAAAGCAATTAAGCAAAGGGTGATTAGCTTGATTTCGCTTAATCGCGGCCCTGATCAATCGaggaaggcgacggcggcggtgaggcctcgccggcggcgggcggttAGTAGGAGTAGGCGACCCTGTGGGAGGAGCGGTCGCGGAGCATGCCGCGGTAGAGGGCCTCCCGGTTGGCCGGCAtccgctccgccgcggcgtcccTGCACGTGGGCTCGGCCGCCCCCGCCGGGAGCCGCCGGGCCGGGCGAGCGGCGCCCTCATTGtcgacgacgtcggcggcgaagcgCACCCGCCTCtcgctcctccgcctccgctcctTGGCCCCCTCCAGCTTCCGCCTCTCTGCACGCGcccaaaaaaaacaccacCATGAGAAGTTGAGAACCCGACCCACACGCATAGGAATCGCACGAGAGGCGGAAGGATCCGGGTGACCCACCTGAGGAGGAGAGGCAGGGGCGCAGGGAAgcctcggcctcggcctcggcctccgtctcccccgacgccgtcgccgacctcgCGGCGCGGCAGAGGAAGATGACGAGGGAGCCGGACACCGCCACAGCCGTGGCCGCCGCGAGCGCGAGCGACCCGCcacccgacgacgacgaggacgacgacatGGCAGCGCTGGTAGGTGGCAAGGTAGGTGGTAGGTAGGTAGCCGGCGCTCTCGGCCTCTCTCTCGGGGGAGCACGAGGTAGGTATTAATGGCGACCTcggcaaggaggaggagaagagtgGACTGGCCGCGAACGCGAACGCGAACGCGATGCGGGTTTTGGTTTGCTTTTGGATTTGGATTTCGGGTGCGGCTGCGTGGGCCGTTTATATAGGCGGCGTGCCTGACCAGCTGGTTTAGTTTTGACCGTGTTCACCAGTTTGCCCTGttcttttgtaaattattCGGGGACTTGTTAAAATGATTATTTAGAGGGGTGTTTAGCTAGGGAAATGAATATTTTTAGGTGTCATCTCAGATGTTTGACTAGATATCGGAataggttttcggacacgaatgaaaaaacgaattttatgaCTTGTCTATAAactgcgagatgaatcttttgagtctaattaatccgccacTAGCACAAATGGTtagtgtagcacttatgactaatcatgaactaattagacttaaaagattcgtctcacgatttctcacataaccgtgcaattagtttttcgtttcatttaagtttaatactctatttatgtgtccaaaaattcgatgtgatgtttttgggggaaattttgggaactaaccATGGCCTTACTCTCCCCATATGAACCTGtgtattctttttttcta is part of the Oryza brachyantha chromosome 2, ObraRS2, whole genome shotgun sequence genome and encodes:
- the LOC102722556 gene encoding uncharacterized protein LOC102722556, with product MSSSSSSSGGGSLALAAATAVAVSGSLVIFLCRAARSATASGETEAEAEAEASLRPCLSSSERRKLEGAKERRRRSERRVRFAADVVDNEGAARPARRLPAGAAEPTCRDAAAERMPANREALYRGMLRDRSSHRVAYSY